The Syngnathus typhle isolate RoL2023-S1 ecotype Sweden linkage group LG3, RoL_Styp_1.0, whole genome shotgun sequence genome window below encodes:
- the acox1 gene encoding peroxisomal acyl-coenzyme A oxidase 1 isoform X1: MNPDILNERQKATFDIEKLTNILNGGPEKTKRRREIESMVLNDPDFKEQDPNFLSRSERYDQAVRKSAQMILKLREYGIADPEEIYCYKSCVHPGRPEPLDLHLGMFLPTLLNQATPEQMDRFFMPAWNLEIIGTYAQTEMGHGTHLRGLETTATYDPTSEEFVLNSPTVSSIKWWPGGLGKTSNHAIVLAQLYTQGSCHGLHAFIVPIRDMNTHVPLPGIVVGDIGPKFGFSEVDNGFLKLDHVRIPRDNMLMKYAKVDPDGTYFKPPSDKLTYGTMVFIRSMIVGESARALAKSSTIAIRYSVVRHQSEIRPGEPEPQILDYQTQQYKLFPVLAMAYAFTFVGHYMNQTYHRITGDIHQGDFSELPELHALSAGLKAFTTWAANSAIEVCRMSCGGHGYSRSSALPDIYVDFTPTCTYEGENTVMMLQTARYLMKSYRQARAGQQLHGIVSYLNEAEHQRIQPQLIAAKSTGIDFNDLSSLVELYKLRAAILVELAAKSIQKELQHKKSQEDAWNNSAIDLVRASDAHCHYVVVKLFADKLGEIDAAPLHSVLLTLARLYALHGMSNNSGDFLQAGLLEGSQVIEVTSHIKELLSELRPNAVALVDAFDFHDRMLNSILGRYDGNVYENLFEWARRSPLNSTEVHESYHKYLKPLRSKL, encoded by the exons ATGAATCCAGACATACTGAACGAGAGGCAGAAGGCAACTTTTGACATTGAGAAACTCACCAACATTCTGAACGGAGGCCCCGAGAAGACCAAGAGGAGGCGAGAAATTG AGTCCATGGTTCTGAACGACCCAGACTTTAAGGAACAAGACCCAAACTTCTTGTCTCGCAGTGAGCGCTATGACCAAGCTGTTAGAAAGAGTGCCCAAATGATCCTCAAGTTGAGAGAGTATGGCATTGCGGACCCAGAGGAGATCTACTGCTATAAGAG CTGCGTGCACCCAGGCAGGCCTGAACCTTTAGATCTGCATCTCGGAATGTTCCTGCCCACGCTGCTTAACCAGGCCACTCCAGAACAAATGGACCGCTTCTTCATGCCTGCCTGGAACCTAGAGATCATCGGCACCTACGCTCAGACTGAGATGGGCCACG GAACACATCTCCGAGGACTGGAGACCACCGCCACATATGACCCAACTTCAGAAGAGTTTGTCTTAAACAGTCCCACTGTTAGCTCAATTAAATGGTGGCCTGGAGGCC TTGGGAAGACCTCAAACCACGCAATCGTACTTGCTCAGCTTTATACTCAGGGAAGCTGCCATGGTCTGCATGCTTTCATTGTGCCTATCCGTGACATGAACACACATGTACCACTGCCAG GTATTGTTGTTGGCGATATTGGACCCAAATTTGGCTTTAGTGAGGTTGACAACGGCTTTTTGAAACTTGACCACGTGCGGATACCACGGGATAACATGCTTATGAAATACGCCAAG GTGGACCCGGATGGCACCTACTTCAAGCCACCCAGCGATAAACTGACTTATGGCACAATGGTTTTCATTCGTTCCATGATTGTAGGAGAGTCCGCTCGGGCCCTCGCAAAATCCAGCACCATCGCCATCCGCTACAGCGTTGTCCGACACCAATCTGAAATCCGGCCAGG AGAACCCGAGCCGCAGATCCTCGACTACCAGACGCAGCAATACAAACTGTTCCCAGTGCTTGCTATGGCTTATGCCTtcacttttgttggtcattatATGAACCAAACATACCATCGCATCACTGGTGACATCCATCAGGGGGATTTCAGTGAGCTTCCAGAG CTCCACGCTCTGTCTGCGGGTTTGAAGGCTTTCACCACGTGGGCAGCCAACTCTGCCATTGAGGTGTGCCGCATGTCGTGCGGAGGTCACGGCTACTCCCGCAGCAGTGCCTTGCCAGACATATATGTTGACTTCACGCCAACCTGCACTTACGAGGGAGAGAACACAGTCATGATGCTGCAGACTGCAAG atacTTGATGAAGAGCTACAGGCAGGCTAGAGCTGGTCAGCAGCTGCATGGCATTGTGTCATACCTGAATGAGGCAGAGCATCAAAGAATCCAACCACAGCTCATCGCCGCAAAATCGACTGGGATCGATTTTAATGACCTGTCCAGCCTGGTGGAGCTCTACAAACTGCGGGCCGCCAT TCTGGTCGAACTAGCAGCCAAGAGCATCCAGAAGGAGCTGCAACACAAGAAGAGCCAAGAGGACGCCTGGAATAATAGCGCTATCGATCTGGTCCGAGCTTCTGAT GCCCACTGCCACTATGTGGTAGTGAAGCTCTTCGCTGACAAGTTGGGAGAGATTGATGCTGCCCCCCTACACTCAGTGCTGTTAACGCTTGCTCGCCTCTACGCACTTCATGGCATGTCGAACAACTCTGGAGATTTTCTTCAG GCTGGACTGTTAGAGGGGTCCCAGGTGATAGAGGTTACTTCCCATATCAAGGAGCTTCTTTCTGAGCTGAGGCCAAATGCTGTGGCGCTGGTAGATGCCTTTGATTTCCATGACAGGATGCTAAATTCAATCTTGGGGCGATACGATGGCAATGTCTACGAAAACTTGTTTGAATGGGCCCGTCGCTCCCCACTGAATTCTACGGAG GTCCACGAGTCCTATCATAAGTATCTGAAGCCGCTGAGGTCTAAACTGTGA
- the acox1 gene encoding peroxisomal acyl-coenzyme A oxidase 1 isoform X3: MVLNDPDFKEQDPNFLSRSERYDQAVRKSAQMILKLREYGIADPEEIYCYKSCVHPGRPEPLDLHLGMFLPTLLNQATPEQMDRFFMPAWNLEIIGTYAQTEMGHGTHLRGLETTATYDPTSEEFVLNSPTVSSIKWWPGGLGKTSNHAIVLAQLYTQGSCHGLHAFIVPIRDMNTHVPLPGIVVGDIGPKFGFSEVDNGFLKLDHVRIPRDNMLMKYAKVDPDGTYFKPPSDKLTYGTMVFIRSMIVGESARALAKSSTIAIRYSVVRHQSEIRPGEPEPQILDYQTQQYKLFPVLAMAYAFTFVGHYMNQTYHRITGDIHQGDFSELPELHALSAGLKAFTTWAANSAIEVCRMSCGGHGYSRSSALPDIYVDFTPTCTYEGENTVMMLQTARYLMKSYRQARAGQQLHGIVSYLNEAEHQRIQPQLIAAKSTGIDFNDLSSLVELYKLRAAILVELAAKSIQKELQHKKSQEDAWNNSAIDLVRASDAHCHYVVVKLFADKLGEIDAAPLHSVLLTLARLYALHGMSNNSGDFLQAGLLEGSQVIEVTSHIKELLSELRPNAVALVDAFDFHDRMLNSILGRYDGNVYENLFEWARRSPLNSTEVHESYHKYLKPLRSKL; the protein is encoded by the exons ATGGTTCTGAACGACCCAGACTTTAAGGAACAAGACCCAAACTTCTTGTCTCGCAGTGAGCGCTATGACCAAGCTGTTAGAAAGAGTGCCCAAATGATCCTCAAGTTGAGAGAGTATGGCATTGCGGACCCAGAGGAGATCTACTGCTATAAGAG CTGCGTGCACCCAGGCAGGCCTGAACCTTTAGATCTGCATCTCGGAATGTTCCTGCCCACGCTGCTTAACCAGGCCACTCCAGAACAAATGGACCGCTTCTTCATGCCTGCCTGGAACCTAGAGATCATCGGCACCTACGCTCAGACTGAGATGGGCCACG GAACACATCTCCGAGGACTGGAGACCACCGCCACATATGACCCAACTTCAGAAGAGTTTGTCTTAAACAGTCCCACTGTTAGCTCAATTAAATGGTGGCCTGGAGGCC TTGGGAAGACCTCAAACCACGCAATCGTACTTGCTCAGCTTTATACTCAGGGAAGCTGCCATGGTCTGCATGCTTTCATTGTGCCTATCCGTGACATGAACACACATGTACCACTGCCAG GTATTGTTGTTGGCGATATTGGACCCAAATTTGGCTTTAGTGAGGTTGACAACGGCTTTTTGAAACTTGACCACGTGCGGATACCACGGGATAACATGCTTATGAAATACGCCAAG GTGGACCCGGATGGCACCTACTTCAAGCCACCCAGCGATAAACTGACTTATGGCACAATGGTTTTCATTCGTTCCATGATTGTAGGAGAGTCCGCTCGGGCCCTCGCAAAATCCAGCACCATCGCCATCCGCTACAGCGTTGTCCGACACCAATCTGAAATCCGGCCAGG AGAACCCGAGCCGCAGATCCTCGACTACCAGACGCAGCAATACAAACTGTTCCCAGTGCTTGCTATGGCTTATGCCTtcacttttgttggtcattatATGAACCAAACATACCATCGCATCACTGGTGACATCCATCAGGGGGATTTCAGTGAGCTTCCAGAG CTCCACGCTCTGTCTGCGGGTTTGAAGGCTTTCACCACGTGGGCAGCCAACTCTGCCATTGAGGTGTGCCGCATGTCGTGCGGAGGTCACGGCTACTCCCGCAGCAGTGCCTTGCCAGACATATATGTTGACTTCACGCCAACCTGCACTTACGAGGGAGAGAACACAGTCATGATGCTGCAGACTGCAAG atacTTGATGAAGAGCTACAGGCAGGCTAGAGCTGGTCAGCAGCTGCATGGCATTGTGTCATACCTGAATGAGGCAGAGCATCAAAGAATCCAACCACAGCTCATCGCCGCAAAATCGACTGGGATCGATTTTAATGACCTGTCCAGCCTGGTGGAGCTCTACAAACTGCGGGCCGCCAT TCTGGTCGAACTAGCAGCCAAGAGCATCCAGAAGGAGCTGCAACACAAGAAGAGCCAAGAGGACGCCTGGAATAATAGCGCTATCGATCTGGTCCGAGCTTCTGAT GCCCACTGCCACTATGTGGTAGTGAAGCTCTTCGCTGACAAGTTGGGAGAGATTGATGCTGCCCCCCTACACTCAGTGCTGTTAACGCTTGCTCGCCTCTACGCACTTCATGGCATGTCGAACAACTCTGGAGATTTTCTTCAG GCTGGACTGTTAGAGGGGTCCCAGGTGATAGAGGTTACTTCCCATATCAAGGAGCTTCTTTCTGAGCTGAGGCCAAATGCTGTGGCGCTGGTAGATGCCTTTGATTTCCATGACAGGATGCTAAATTCAATCTTGGGGCGATACGATGGCAATGTCTACGAAAACTTGTTTGAATGGGCCCGTCGCTCCCCACTGAATTCTACGGAG GTCCACGAGTCCTATCATAAGTATCTGAAGCCGCTGAGGTCTAAACTGTGA
- the acox1 gene encoding peroxisomal acyl-coenzyme A oxidase 1 isoform X2 — protein sequence MNPDILNERQKATFDIEKLTNILNGGPEKTKRRREIESMVLNDPDFKEQDPNFLSRSERYDQAVRKSAQMILKLREYGIADPEEIYCYKSMFRGNVHEAMGLHFAMFVPTLYGQCDPEQSKKWLPLAESYQAIGTYAQTELGHGTHLRGLETTATYDPTSEEFVLNSPTVSSIKWWPGGLGKTSNHAIVLAQLYTQGSCHGLHAFIVPIRDMNTHVPLPGIVVGDIGPKFGFSEVDNGFLKLDHVRIPRDNMLMKYAKVDPDGTYFKPPSDKLTYGTMVFIRSMIVGESARALAKSSTIAIRYSVVRHQSEIRPGEPEPQILDYQTQQYKLFPVLAMAYAFTFVGHYMNQTYHRITGDIHQGDFSELPELHALSAGLKAFTTWAANSAIEVCRMSCGGHGYSRSSALPDIYVDFTPTCTYEGENTVMMLQTARYLMKSYRQARAGQQLHGIVSYLNEAEHQRIQPQLIAAKSTGIDFNDLSSLVELYKLRAAILVELAAKSIQKELQHKKSQEDAWNNSAIDLVRASDAHCHYVVVKLFADKLGEIDAAPLHSVLLTLARLYALHGMSNNSGDFLQAGLLEGSQVIEVTSHIKELLSELRPNAVALVDAFDFHDRMLNSILGRYDGNVYENLFEWARRSPLNSTEVHESYHKYLKPLRSKL from the exons ATGAATCCAGACATACTGAACGAGAGGCAGAAGGCAACTTTTGACATTGAGAAACTCACCAACATTCTGAACGGAGGCCCCGAGAAGACCAAGAGGAGGCGAGAAATTG AGTCCATGGTTCTGAACGACCCAGACTTTAAGGAACAAGACCCAAACTTCTTGTCTCGCAGTGAGCGCTATGACCAAGCTGTTAGAAAGAGTGCCCAAATGATCCTCAAGTTGAGAGAGTATGGCATTGCGGACCCAGAGGAGATCTACTGCTATAAGAG TATGTTTCGAGGCAACGTTCACGAGGCAATGGGCCTACACTTTGCGATGTTTGTCCCAACCCTGTATGGCCAATGTGACCCTGAGCAGTCCAAGAAATGGTTACCTCTAGCAGAGTCCTACCAGGCCATTGGCACATATGCTCAAACTGAGCTAGGTCACG GAACACATCTCCGAGGACTGGAGACCACCGCCACATATGACCCAACTTCAGAAGAGTTTGTCTTAAACAGTCCCACTGTTAGCTCAATTAAATGGTGGCCTGGAGGCC TTGGGAAGACCTCAAACCACGCAATCGTACTTGCTCAGCTTTATACTCAGGGAAGCTGCCATGGTCTGCATGCTTTCATTGTGCCTATCCGTGACATGAACACACATGTACCACTGCCAG GTATTGTTGTTGGCGATATTGGACCCAAATTTGGCTTTAGTGAGGTTGACAACGGCTTTTTGAAACTTGACCACGTGCGGATACCACGGGATAACATGCTTATGAAATACGCCAAG GTGGACCCGGATGGCACCTACTTCAAGCCACCCAGCGATAAACTGACTTATGGCACAATGGTTTTCATTCGTTCCATGATTGTAGGAGAGTCCGCTCGGGCCCTCGCAAAATCCAGCACCATCGCCATCCGCTACAGCGTTGTCCGACACCAATCTGAAATCCGGCCAGG AGAACCCGAGCCGCAGATCCTCGACTACCAGACGCAGCAATACAAACTGTTCCCAGTGCTTGCTATGGCTTATGCCTtcacttttgttggtcattatATGAACCAAACATACCATCGCATCACTGGTGACATCCATCAGGGGGATTTCAGTGAGCTTCCAGAG CTCCACGCTCTGTCTGCGGGTTTGAAGGCTTTCACCACGTGGGCAGCCAACTCTGCCATTGAGGTGTGCCGCATGTCGTGCGGAGGTCACGGCTACTCCCGCAGCAGTGCCTTGCCAGACATATATGTTGACTTCACGCCAACCTGCACTTACGAGGGAGAGAACACAGTCATGATGCTGCAGACTGCAAG atacTTGATGAAGAGCTACAGGCAGGCTAGAGCTGGTCAGCAGCTGCATGGCATTGTGTCATACCTGAATGAGGCAGAGCATCAAAGAATCCAACCACAGCTCATCGCCGCAAAATCGACTGGGATCGATTTTAATGACCTGTCCAGCCTGGTGGAGCTCTACAAACTGCGGGCCGCCAT TCTGGTCGAACTAGCAGCCAAGAGCATCCAGAAGGAGCTGCAACACAAGAAGAGCCAAGAGGACGCCTGGAATAATAGCGCTATCGATCTGGTCCGAGCTTCTGAT GCCCACTGCCACTATGTGGTAGTGAAGCTCTTCGCTGACAAGTTGGGAGAGATTGATGCTGCCCCCCTACACTCAGTGCTGTTAACGCTTGCTCGCCTCTACGCACTTCATGGCATGTCGAACAACTCTGGAGATTTTCTTCAG GCTGGACTGTTAGAGGGGTCCCAGGTGATAGAGGTTACTTCCCATATCAAGGAGCTTCTTTCTGAGCTGAGGCCAAATGCTGTGGCGCTGGTAGATGCCTTTGATTTCCATGACAGGATGCTAAATTCAATCTTGGGGCGATACGATGGCAATGTCTACGAAAACTTGTTTGAATGGGCCCGTCGCTCCCCACTGAATTCTACGGAG GTCCACGAGTCCTATCATAAGTATCTGAAGCCGCTGAGGTCTAAACTGTGA